ATCCCGACGTTCTTCTTCCTCAGGGAGACGAGACCGATCCTTCTCGCGGTTGAGGGGGATTTCGATGTTCTTCTCGTTGAGGGACACGGAAGGGCCCATCCCCGCGGCTACGGGCTGGCTTCTCACGTGGGGCTTCTCCTCGGGAAGCCGACCATCGGGGTGGCGAAGAGACCCCTGAGGGGGGTCGAGGGCGGGAGGTTCGCAAGGGTGGGAAAAGCTTATGTAAGCGTGGGGCACTTAATCGATCTGGAATCGGCGGTGAGGATCGTAACTCCACTGCTCGAAGAAGGTTATCCTCTGCCTTTGAAGATGGCCGATAAGCTGTCCAAGAGGGGAAGGTTATGAAGAAGGTTCAGGCTCTCATACTGCTCGCCCGGAGGGGTGCCACTGGCAGGATGGTAAGGGTGACCCTGAGGGAGCTCGCCGGCGAGCTCGGGATGTCCCCCCAGTCCGTCCTCAGGCTTCTTGATGAGATGGAATCGGAGGGACTGGTGGAAAGGGACGTAATCGGAAGAAAAACGTACGTTGGGATAAGTCCCGAGGGATTGACGTTTCTGGAGAAACTCTGCGATGC
The window above is part of the Thermococcus sp. P6 genome. Proteins encoded here:
- a CDS encoding endonuclease V, coding for MRKPSSPVIREERLERIARIQLKLARRIVERPLKPEEVHTVGAVDVSYGSRARASFVLCSYPDCRPVKTRVVETEIPFAYIPTFFFLRETRPILLAVEGDFDVLLVEGHGRAHPRGYGLASHVGLLLGKPTIGVAKRPLRGVEGGRFARVGKAYVSVGHLIDLESAVRIVTPLLEEGYPLPLKMADKLSKRGRL